One stretch of Rathayibacter festucae DSM 15932 DNA includes these proteins:
- the kdpC gene encoding potassium-transporting ATPase subunit KdpC, whose translation MTTPRTGLRQYGVALRALLVLTVALGVLYPLAITGLGQVAFARQANGSLLTENGETVGSSLIGQSFTDADGNPLPEWFQSRPSAAGDGYDASASSGSNLGPENEELIAAIQERRAAIAAFDGVDPAAVPADALTASASGLDPQISPAYAAIQVARVAAARGLSEEDVRALVAEHTQGRDLGFLGDETVNVLELNLALAAQAS comes from the coding sequence ATGACCACCCCCCGCACCGGGCTCCGGCAGTACGGAGTCGCCCTCCGCGCCCTCCTCGTGCTCACCGTCGCCCTCGGCGTCCTCTACCCCCTCGCGATCACCGGTCTCGGCCAGGTCGCCTTCGCCCGCCAGGCGAACGGCTCGCTGCTCACCGAGAACGGCGAGACCGTCGGCTCGAGCCTCATCGGCCAGTCCTTCACCGACGCCGACGGGAACCCGCTGCCCGAGTGGTTCCAGTCCCGGCCCTCCGCCGCGGGCGACGGCTACGACGCGAGCGCCTCCAGCGGCTCCAACCTCGGCCCCGAGAACGAGGAGCTCATCGCCGCGATCCAGGAGCGCCGCGCCGCGATCGCCGCGTTCGACGGCGTCGACCCGGCCGCCGTCCCCGCCGACGCCCTCACCGCCTCCGCCTCGGGTCTGGACCCGCAGATCAGCCCCGCCTACGCCGCGATCCAGGTGGCCCGCGTCGCCGCCGCCCGCGGGCTCAGCGAGGAGGACGTCCGCGCCCTCGTCGCCGAGCACACCCAGGGCCGCGACCTCGGGTTCCTCGGCGACGAGACCGTGAACGTCCTCGAGCTCAACCTCGCCCTCGCGGCGCAGGCGAGCTGA